A stretch of Ranitomeya variabilis isolate aRanVar5 chromosome 3, aRanVar5.hap1, whole genome shotgun sequence DNA encodes these proteins:
- the ATP5ME gene encoding LOW QUALITY PROTEIN: ATP synthase F(0) complex subunit e, mitochondrial (The sequence of the model RefSeq protein was modified relative to this genomic sequence to represent the inferred CDS: substituted 2 bases at 2 genomic stop codons): protein MFGYVQVPSRCPRLSKSDRYSALLLGIGYGSLWFXYLKPFAEEDRRIEVEEKKEQXKAARIARELATQQDTILK, encoded by the exons ATGTTTGGCTACGTGCAGGTGCCGAgcag ATGTCCCCGACTCAGCAAGTCTGACAGATACTCTGCACTATTACTTGGGATTGGATATGGAAGTCTATGGTTCTAATATTTAAAACCGTTTGCTGAAGAGGATAGAAGGATAGAAGTTGAGGAAAAAAAGGAGCAGTAGAAAGCAGCTCGTATTGCAAGAGAATTGGCAACCCAACAAGACACAATTCTCAAGTGA